atgaataattttttttcgtaTTTAAAGAAGTTAACATTAAATATATTGTTAAAATAAACAGTAAATAGAGAGTGTGTAGGATCAAATGGCTagttaaatatgaaattaagaGATTAAGAATCttctttaaaagaaataatatctCAAATactatttcaaataattttaaatatatttaaatatttaattttataattaattatattaaatttaacttaaacaatttttaatttatattaattaatataatttatattaattaatataattgattATAAATTTTCTCCATAATCATTATAATATCCGACAACTTctgatataattaattaaaataaataattgactGTTCAtcagaaaaaagaaatttaaaatgattatCGGATTATTGACATCCAGAAGACGGCAAGCAACCCaccttattttaattttattgatttttgatctttttcatttcattttatttattttttgaattgaaaaaattttcattCTTTCTATTTATGATTCTATTcaatttgtaaaataaaaaaaagtgtatAAACAGAACTTTTATCTATACAAAAGTTATTTTGGTTATTCGAGCGCACCAACTATAAAAATTTGTAattcttttggttattcaggCGCACCAGTTACGAAATCTCGAAACATTATAATCAAAATTCTCTATGCAATTTGACTCTACCCAGACTGCAGTCGAGCCATTGTAGTTAGAGCTCTCTGGCCCATTAATACACAACGCAGTCTATGATTTAACTCTATCTTTTTTTAGATCTCAAATCATCATACTTAATATGATTTAAGTTAGtggaagaaaataataaaagaaaggagaaaacaAAAAAGATCATCTTCACCCATCGGTCTTTGAATGTAGAATTTTCAGAGTACCAGAGAACTCCATTTATTACAAAACATACAGACCCATTAACTGATATACGATATTCTCATCATTTATGATCCCACTGTCAATACGACCATAGATACTTCCTTCAAGGCTCAAGAATCTACACCACGCCTTGCGTCACACCTCCGTGATACCTCCAGATCTCACAGTCATCAAATCaatatgttaaaattatttagtcaAGATTTATATGCTTATCCCTTTATTCTGAAGCTAGAAATTTCCAAAAATATATTCTTTAGCTGTACCACTTGAGATCTGAGTATAGATTTGAAGAATCACTCAATATAACAAAATGGACAAAGACATTACAAAGATAAGACGGCTCATGAGCTTCCAGTTTTTCGCAAAAACTCTCCAAGCTATTATCAGCTGAAAACTCTCCGAGCTATTATTGAGAGCCAAGAATGGTTGGTGAGTATCATGTGCATAGTGTTAGAAATGACTAAATTACGACTACACTTGAAACTTATAGGATCCAAGCAGAAGATCATCATCAGACTTCATATCCAGGATTTACTTTCTGTTGAACATCTCCATAACTCTCTAGCTCTTCCATGTCCTCCAGGCTTCCCAGAAATAAGGAAAGTCTCTGATGCAGCTTCACCGGTTGGAGTGAAAGAATTCTAACTTTACCATCAGACCCTCTTCCTCCGGCCTGCTCCACAAGAAAACTAAGAGGATTCGCCTCGTAAACCAGACGGAGATGGTCCCTTGGGTTCATTGCAACTCCACCATACATCAATGTCCGGTGAAAATCAGCTACAAGAGAACATATATAACGGGCGGAATACTTCTTAGGGTATTTTCCTTTTCCTTGTCGAACAGTGTCAATATATTGCCTTAATCCTTCCGGCCAGTCAAAATATCGCGCATCATTTACAGAATAGATTTGCCCTGACATGAATAGACAGAAGTCAAAAATGGGATTTACTTCTGCACCAACATTTGTAATTCCATTCTCTTCTATTCAAAGAAGTGTAAAAAACATTAATATGGTGGTCAATACTACACAGACAACTTAAATAAGATAGTGAGAATTCAAGCTGCAACCTGGTGAACATATTTGATCCTAGCATAAAGAACAATGATTGTCAATGCCAGTACTTTGATGGAAAATTATAGAGTAAATTACTTTTACGTTTCTCagttatgttaaaattaatatatgcatctctctatttttaaaactcaacaATTTAATCCTTGCATTTTGATTCCGTGAAATTCGATGTCTCTCcgtctatttttttataaattatcttaGAAATTACTAGAATATCCTTCAATATATAGTATCTTTTAGTCCCTAGATTATGTTAAAATCAACAgtagatttctaaaaaataaatagttcaGTTCTGTAATCTTAACTTTATCCAACTGAAAGAAAATATTGTTTTATCGGAGTGATCTTTAGTTTCACAAAGTTAACATAGGGACTTAATTGTTGAGTTTTAAAACCAGAGGAACAAAtatagtaattttaatttttccaaaCTTACACTCCCTGCTTTCCATAATTTTGttcactttattttttcacaCATGATGCAAGCATAGGAATGACATGATTCCTCCATAATAAATTATGCATTGAAgtcttcatattttttaaaaaattaatatggcAAGCTTTAAATCACGAGAAATCAAAGAGAATTCGAGTCACTCGTTCTGAATACAACGTTTGGAAGACAAATagtcttatttttattaaaaatttgtgGATCCAATTCCAAccataatttatttacttttggaAACTCATGTATGAgatattttagtttatatatgAATTAGAAGTCAAATTAGTAGAATTAGATAtatttttccttatttaaataggattacattatattttcctatttcaactagaatttatcttattttctaatttcaattaggatttattttgttttcctatTCCAACTAGGATTAGTAGATATTTGACTTTTCACAGTGAGAATTTATTCTTAAAGTTTTTGTTTTTCTCCATTGtttagcaatttttttttatgttctctagttggaattatttttattaatcacattggttggtcaAAGGTGTAGTAGAGCAATCTTCTAGAGAATATCTTTGCCTCGTCAAGTTGTATGACGGGGTTTTTATTATGAGTTGATTCTGGATTTCGCATCAACACAGATTAAgaagacaatttttttttattaactttccaATCATACCCATTGGaaagacattaaattttattaaacactAAGAGATGTTTTGAATACTCGTTTagaaaaataacaattaataagaGGTTAttttggaaataaaataaaattaaataggattataatagtcaatttacATGTtcactataataaaaaaaaataagtcgacaataatattaaaacaacaaaaaaaaagaaagatggacaCAAAATTATGGAATGAAGTATATCACCAACATACGGTAGCATAGAAAAATGTCTATAACTCAGAAACTAGGTGCATCTGGGTTCCTGTTACCTTTTAAAATTCCAATCAACTTAAGAGAATACCAAgccaaataatatattaattttattttatcatggaAGAAATCATGAATTTTATAGCTCGAGGTAGTCCTAAGGTAAGATGTTAAAATATTAACAACCATAGCAACAACAACAGATATATTACCTCGAGGAGGAATCTTAATGCCTGGGTGAGTGAGAATGAAGTCTCCTGTTGAATGATCCAGTGTAAATGCATGTGTTCCTGAACCAAAGCTGGCACAGAATATAGTAGCTGATGAATAGAGCACATAACCAGCAGCCACAAGCCTAGTTCCACTCTGCAGTGAATTCAGCATAGCCTTCTCCTCCTGAGGTAGATGATCTAGTTCAACAAGGCGTTTATATACCCCAAAAATTGTTCCTGTAGGAATGGATGCATCAATATTTCGAGAACCATCAAGGGGATCTGTCACCACCACAAATGGACCATTATCATTTATCCAAATTGGAGCATCATCTTCTTCTGAAGCCATGACAGCAACTTTTCCAGAATTCCGAAGAGATGCCAAGATTATTTCATTCTGCACAACAAGATGCATTCACCAATTAAACAATTTAACTTCTTTTTTTCAT
This region of Manihot esculenta cultivar AM560-2 chromosome 10, M.esculenta_v8, whole genome shotgun sequence genomic DNA includes:
- the LOC110625135 gene encoding fructose-1,6-bisphosphatase, chloroplastic isoform X2 encodes the protein MQSSVLPIYPTSLVPPKSHSFHAKVHLFLPNYPVFAGSCCNCRPRMASLGGFTVKSKMGASASGDNGFCTLVEYMGKGGIDVGDDLVVLFSHLQYASKRIAALVASPFNSSLSKQGNVAGDGSSSDRDAPKPLDIVSNEIILASLRNSGKVAVMASEEDDAPIWINDNGPFVVVTDPLDGSRNIDASIPTGTIFGVYKRLVELDHLPQEEKAMLNSLQSGTRLVAAGYVLYSSATIFCASFGSGTHAFTLDHSTGDFILTHPGIKIPPRGQIYSVNDARYFDWPEGLRQYIDTVRQGKGKYPKKYSARYICSLVADFHRTLMYGGVAMNPRDHLRLVYEANPLSFLVEQAGGRGSDGKVRILSLQPVKLHQRLSLFLGSLEDMEELESVV
- the LOC110625135 gene encoding fructose-1,6-bisphosphatase, chloroplastic isoform X1; the encoded protein is MQSSVLPIYPTSLVPPKSHSFHAKVHLFLPNYPVFAGSCCNCRPRMASLGGFTVKSKMGASASGDNGFCTLVEYMGKGGIDVGDDLVVLFSHLQYASKRIAALVASPFNSSLSKQGNVAGDGSSSDRDAPKPLDIVSNEIILASLRNSGKVAVMASEEDDAPIWINDNGPFVVVTDPLDGSRNIDASIPTGTIFGVYKRLVELDHLPQEEKAMLNSLQSGTRLVAAGYVLYSSATIFCASFGSGTHAFTLDHSTGDFILTHPGIKIPPRGQIYSVNDARYFDWPEGLRQYIDTVRQGKGKYPKKYSARYICSLVADFHRTLMYGGVAMNPRDHLRLVYEANPLSFLVEQAGGRGSDGKVRILSLQPVKLHQRLSLFLGSLEDMEELESYGDVQQKVNPGYEV